The sequence below is a genomic window from Ipomoea triloba cultivar NCNSP0323 chromosome 2, ASM357664v1.
AGAGCATACGTGAGATGATATCATTGAATCAATTAGTTGTGCACTTTGAATAGTTGAATGGTGTTACAGTGTAAGACTAACAGAATTAGAAATTacttattatataaatcaattaGCAGCTCTCCAGTCTCTTTCTTCTAGTTTGAATTAGGTGTAAGAATTTAGAAATCAAGATGACAGGCAGCTTTGACTTTTACCAGTTCAactgaaataaaataaagactttgaagtattaaattatatatatatgtatatttatagaAAAGAATAGTCTCATATGAATATGTCAATGACACTATGTTGTATTTTTAGCTGCATCAACTATCATCAATTCCAAACTTCCAAAAGGaaaggaaatgaaactgttCTTGGTCCTCATATTTTGCTTCCATTTCCTGCATTATCCACTCTTCTGCACTGCTCAAAAGGAACTCCAGGTTGGGGTGATTCTTGATTCAGATTCAATGGTAGGAAAAATAGGGAGTAACTTCCTGTCAATTGCACTTTCTGATTTCTACTCAGTTCATTCCAACTACTCAACCAGGTTGATCCTCCATTTTAGAGACTCAAAAGAACAAACTCTCAATGCTGCGTCTTCTGGTACTAGTTTCTGCAAACTGTCTAAATCATCTCtgtatgtttatgtttatatcCATTCAGTGGATATGTTCTCATTTTACATGATATTTATGACTTAAGACTCTTATAAAACCCATGGTCAACTTGTATCTGAAATGATTATTGGTTTTGATTAAATGGCTTTTCTGTAAGCTGTGTCTTTTTCTCTAGTTCCAAACAATACAGATACTCCTATCTGTTTTCCTTTtctgagtatatatatatatatgcatattagGTTAGTTTGACCTTTCCAATGATTTCCATTAATATAGTGTAACTTAATGACACTTATCATcatggtcttttttttttttttgtcttggcATATAAAAACAGGTCTGGAGTTACTGAAAGATGTAAAGGTTGATGCAATAATTGGACCTCAAAAATCTGCACAAGCAAACTTTTTGATGGATCTTGGAGACAAAGCAAAAGTCCCTGTAATCTCTTTCTCTGCAACCAGTCCTTCCCTTCGCCCTCGCTCCCCTTACTTCATTCAAACAGGCCTAAGTGATGATGCTCAGGCTGGGGCCATTGCAGCCATAGTGGAATCATTCAAGTGGAGTCAGGTTGTTCTTATATTTGAAGACTCTGAGTTTGGCCATGGCATTGTTCCTTACTTGTCTAATGCATTCCAAGAAATAAATGTTCGCATCTCCTACAAGAGCCTAATTCCTGTTTCGGCATCATCTGATTTTTTGCTCAAAGAACTGTACAAGATGATGACAATGCAGACAAGGGTGTTTGTGGTGCAAACAAATCCTGATCTTGGAGCCAAGCTTTTTCTGAAAGCCAAGGAAATTGGGATGATGAATGAGGGATATGCTTGGATAATTACGCAAACACTGATGGATGTAATGTATATGATGGACTCGAATGTTGTAGAAGCAATGCAAGGGGTCTTGGGGGTAAAGCCTTTGATTCCCAAGACTAGAAGACTTGACTCATTTGAAATGAGGTTGAAAAGCAAACTACTCAAAGATGAGACTAAAACACTTGATCATCCAGACTTTAGACAGGCTGATTTGAGTGTTTTCGGGCTGTGGGCATATGACACTTTATGGGCATTAGCTGAGGCTGCAGAGAAAGTAGGAAGAGGAAGAGAGGGTAAAGAAGTTCTAGACAAGAGAATTGCAGACAGTTCATCAGATCCATTTTCTGTTGGAATCTCAGAATCAGGTCCCGAGCTTCTGCAAGCAATATTGGGCACAAGATTTGAAGGGATTTCTGGGAAGTTTCAGCTTGCTGATGGAAAAAGAGAAGCATCGTCGTTTCAAATACTTAATGTGGTTGGAAATGGGGAGAGAGAGGTGGCAATCTGGACACCTTCACAAGGAATCAATTTGAAAAAGAATGGCACTAACTTTTATTCTTCATCAAGAGAAATCTTCAAGAGTACTGTTATATGGCCAGGAGGGTCAAGTGCTGTTCCCAGAGGATGGGAAGTCCCAGTTGCAGGCAAGAAGCTAAGAATTGGAGTGCCAGTGAAGTCTGGTTTTACAGACTTTGTGAGAGTGGAAAGGGACAAGGAACTCAACAAAACCCAAGTTAGCGGATACTACATTGATGTCTTCAATTCTGTCATGTCAGCGTTGCAATATGCTGTTCGCTATGAGTTCGTTCCCTTTGAGAAACCTGATGGCTCAAGTGCAGGAACATACAATGATCTAGTATATGAAGTTTTCCTTCAGGTGAACTTCACCAGATCCCTTTACTATCATAACCAAATTTTTGTATTTCATTTTCACCAGTTTCTGATGATTAGTTGTATGTTGTGTGATCAGAACTTTGATGCTGCAGTTGGGGATGTATCGATCACAGCCAACCGTTCAAAGTATGCAGACTTCACACTGCCCTTTGCAGAAGGAGGGGTGTTGGGAATAGTCCCAATAGCATATGAGGATGTGGACAACATATGGACCTTTTTGAAGCCTCTGACCAAAGAACTTTGGCTAACCAGCATAGTGTTCTTCATTTTCACTGGCATGGCTGTCTGGATTCTTGAACATAGGGTTAGCTCTGCTTTCCGAGGTCCTCCTTCTCAACATGTTGGAATGATCCTTTACTTTCCATTCTCGACACTAGTATTTGCGCATAGTAAGTAGTCTTTCTTCTTTCCATTTCTCAAAACCTTGCTTCTTTCATACCAACTCAACCACTCCTGTTGCAGGAGAGAGAATCATGAGTAATTTGGCACGGCTTGTTGTGGTGGTTTGGATGTTTGTTGTGCTCATTCTGAACTCAACTTATACAGCCAGCTTGTCATCAAGTTTAACAGTACAACGTCTTAAACCAGCCGTCAAAGATGTGAACCAGCTAATCAAGAATGGAGACTTTGTTGGCTGTCAAGAAGGCTCCTTCCTTACAGACCTCTTGAAGGAAAAAGGATTTCAAGAATCCAAGATCAAGACATATAAAAATGCAGAAGATGTGCATGATGCATTGTCTAGTGGAAGCAAAAAAGGCGGGATATCAGCGTTTTTTGATGTGGCTCCTCATTGCAAGCTCTTCCTATCCAAATACTGCAGCAAATACACCATTGGGCCTACTTACCGCACTGATGGATTCGCTTTTGTAAGTGTTTTCTAATCACTTTTGTTCAGCATATAATACTCAAATGTAAATGTGCAATCTCAAGTGTTTAGTTGACACAGAACACATCCTTCAATTACTTCAGTGTCACTATTACTACTTCTTGCTGCCAAGTGCATAGTTAATGATTCTTTCTTTATGCTTGtgactttgaaaaaaaaaaattctcaggTTTTCCCTAGAGGGTCTCCACTAGTTGCAGATGTATCAAGGGCAGTGATTCAGCTGACAGAAAATGGAAAGATTTTGGAGATTGGGAATCAAGGTCTCATAAATGATGCAGCATGTACAGGCCCGGGCAGCAGGCTGGGCTCAACAAGTGTGACATTACAGTGTTTCAGTGGACTTTTTGCCATCACTGGGGGCATAACAGGATCCTGCATCCTAGTTTTCCTAGTCAGCTATGTATACCAGAACAAAACATGTCTGCAGAcaatcttggattctaaaactACTGTTTGGTCAAAGATTGTAGCAATATGCAGACATTTTGATCAAAGAGACACCTCTGCTGATCCCAAAGAGAAAATCCCAGATGTAGAAGGTGGTGAAGTTAGTTCTTCATCACATATCAGTGAAGTGCATGAGCTATCAAGATTTTCTTCTAATTCCATGCCCTTGAATATGGAAGAACAGAACAGTGCCAATGTGAGAATGGGCTTGAACCTAGGGTCAGTTGCTCGACATGCATCAATATGACTCTTTTACTTGATCTTATTTTTCACCGTATATACTTTAGATCAAGAAAAAACTTGCATCATCACAATTACAATGTCAAATGACCATACAATAGGTTACATTCttgtaaagtttttttttttaacaagttattttagatatttaggTGATGCTGTTGTATATGTTTGACTTTCAGATAGTGAATACAGGTTTTCTCATCaccaaaaataatgtataatatattataagaataagggtcaaatagaccactcAACTGCACATCAAATTACAATTAGGacatcgaactaaaaaaatcGTTAGTCTTACATTGTAACAAACCATTCAACTATTCAAAGTTCATCAATTCTGACAAAATGAAATCTTATCTGCGCTTCTCCCATATATTCGCATAGAGCTGATGCCTGCAGCGTGCATCTACTTCTGCTAAACACTACTCTGACAAGGCTTCTGAGCGAAGGAAGATACACATTGGGTTTAGCTCCCAATGATTACACCCACTACAATAATGCCATAAACAGGAAAGTTGATAGCAGTTTACTCTTTGTCTTTTATGTTCAGCTGTTCATGAGTTTGGTTTTCTCAGGTTTACTTCTTGGTTTAGATTTGTCTTATATACTGTATTGTGGCTGTCGCCTGATGTAATGTTTGGCATATTACTATTCTTTTGAAGAAGACAAATGGAAAAGCAAGTTGTAGGCAGAGGGAAATTTccatttttttgagtgacgagggaaacccgccCCCATTGGGTGTACCTGCCTGCCTTGTGATATAAACTGGCAAAGGACTTACCTaattggctcaaaccaagaaggccaccATTCATGCTGGAGTCGAATTTGTAAACTTTTAGTTAATAAGTCAGCAGATTGTCCAACTGGCTGGGTTGCCcccaattttcttttttcttttttttttttaaatgaaaattgttGTGAGATAACAACATGTTTGTATTGAAGGCATCCTGTAGCTTTCATTTCGTTAGTATATGCTGCAGGCCTCAGTCACTGTCATAGTGTCATACTCACTGTCATCATCTCTAATTCAATACGCGCCTACAGGTAAGTTGACAATGTTATGTTTTGATTATGAGTTATAGTAAGATGATTTAACTTATTGTGGTTTGCTACTTGATATGGAAAATGACAGATATGTGAAGAGAATGGTTATTTAATAGACTTTTACCTGTTCTAGGCAATCCCAATAACCAGGAAGTTTCATGGCAttgtctttttttctttatccaTTGAcctcccctatatatatattatgaattttctaCAGCTGATAATTGCAATGCAGTAGCACAATGGTGAAACTGAACTAGTTGTAGACATTTTTTTACCAGAGGAAATGGCGTTTTCCATTTTATCATTTCcgcttctttttcttcttccttttggTTTGCTTCTCATTCCCTGGTGCAGCAATGCACAAGAAAAATTTGCCAGTGCTGGTAACAGCTCAGTGACCTTTCAAGTAGGCGTGGTTCTGGATTTGGATACAGATTTAGGGCGTAGAGGAATAGCCTGCTTGTACATGGCTCATTCCGTCTTTTATTCTGTTCATAGCAAATATAAGACAAGGCTGGATCTTCATGTCAGAGACTCCAAGAAAAATGTCATTGATGCTGCTGCTGCCAGTATGTTGCactgtcttcttcttctttgtttttgctgcatatttttttatgttaattcTTGATTAGACAAGTATCAGGATACACCCAATGATTAGATGAGAAAGAACACAATGACTCAGCAATTTATGGTTTAATAACATTTTTGTGCCTCCTGATTCATTTGCTTGGGGGTTAATGTCACAAATTTTTACTTGCTATCTCTCTACTTGACTACTTTCATCTTTAACTACATGCAATCCTAAATATATCTCGCATCCAGTTCTGCATTTGAAAGTCTCAGCAAACTGATTTAGGAAATATTCACTTCCCCTTTCTGTTGTCTGCATAGGTCTCCATTTGTTGAAAGAGATAAAGGTCGATGCAATAATTGGTCCTCAGAAATCTGCACAAGCCAGCTTTGTGAGCGATCTTGGAGACAGAGCTCAAGTCCCTATCATTTCTTTTTCTGCAACAAACCCTTCGCTTCATCACCGGGCTCCTTATTTTATTCAAACAGCCCAAAGTGATGACATGGAGGTTGCTGCTGTTGCTGCCATAGTTAAAGCTTTCAAGTGGAGTCAGGTTGTGATTATATGCGAGGATTCTGAGTATGGTAATGGAATTGTTCATTACCTGTCAAATGAACTCCAAAGCATAAATGCTCGTGTTTCAGGTAGAAGTGTCATTCCCCTTTCTGCCACTGATGATTTTATACTCAAAGAGCTATATAAACTGGTGGCATCACAGACGAGGGTATTTGTGGTGCACATGTCACATTCTCTTGGTGCCAAGCTCTTCTCTGAAGCCAAGAAAATTGGAATGATGAGTGATGGGTATGCATGGATCATCACCAGTGGACTAACAGATTTGTTCTATTTGATGAATTCAGATGTCAGGAAAGCCATGCAGGGTGTATTGGGTGTAAAGCCACTGATTCCCAAAACTAAAAGACTCGAATCTTTTGTAGCGGGGTTGAGAAAGGAGTTTTTCGATAGTAATGACTTCAAAGTGGCTGAGGTTATGAGCATTTTTGATATCTGGGCATATGATACTATGTGGGCATTGGCTATGGCTGCAGAGAGAGTGGGAAGTAAGGAACCTCAAATGGTTTCAAACAGTCCGGCTGATCTCAATTCTTCAGACCCATTTCATATCGACATCTCATTGACAGGTCCTAAACTTCTCAAAGCAATACAGAACACACACTTTGAAGGGCTTGCAGGGAATTTTTCACTTAAAGACGGAAGACTGAAGCCTTCATCATATCAGATACTTAATATGGTCGAAGATGGAGAAAGAGAGGTCGGGATCTGGAACCCAAATCTTGGAATTACTAGTGGAACCAACGCGACTTTAAAAGATGTCGTGTGGCCAGGTGAATCAGCAGTAGTACCCAGGGGATGGGAAATTCCAGCAATGggtaaaagactaaaaattgCTCTGGCTGCAAGGCCTGGTTTTCCAGAGTATATTAATGTTGTAAGAGATGCTCAAACCAATTCCTTCAGATTTGGTGGATATTACATTGATGTTTTCAGTAGAGTCATGGCTTCTTTACCTTATTCTGTGCCATATGATCTTGTTCCCTATGAGAAACCGGATGGTTCATGTCCTGGGACTTACAATGATCTTATATATGATGTGTATTCTCAGGTAAATTCTACCAGATTGTCAAGGATTTTTATTCTTATCCCTAGCTAAATCCTGATTTTCTCCAACAAAATCATTGCTTCAGAAATATGATGGTGCCATTGGGGATATTACAATCACAGCAAATCGATCACAGTACGTGGACTTCACTTTGCCATTTGATGATGGTGGAGTGGTCAGTATAGTGCCAATCACATATGAAGATGAGAGTGGCTCCTGGACTTTCCTGAAGCCTTTGAAGAAAGAACTATGGCTGACAAGTATACTGCTTTTCATTTTCACCGGTGTGGCTATCTGGATTCTTGAACACAGGATAAGCTCTGCTTTCCGGGGACCCCCTTCTCAGCATGTTGGGATGATGTTTTATTTTCCCTTCTCAACAATAACATTTGCACACAGTaatccgttttttttttttccatttctatCGGTTTTTATCTTCTGTTTTAGAAATACCCGTTGCTTATGAACGGTTATATATATCTCGTGTAGGGGAGAGAATCGTGAGCAACTTGGGCAGGCTGGTTGTGGTGTTGTGGATGTTTGTTGTGCTTATCTTGAACTCAACTTACACCGCGAGCTTATCATCCATGTTAACAGCTCAGAAGCTGCGACCTGCAACGAAAGATGTGAAGGAGTTGATTAAGAAGGGAGATTATGTTGGCTGTTTCAATGGCTCATTCATATTCAATCTGTTGATAGAAATGGGATTTGAGAAATCCAAGATTAGGACTTACAGATACCCAGAAGACTACAAGGATGCCTTATCAGATGGAAGCAAACTCCCCAGAATATCAGCATTTTTTGATGTGGTTCCTTATTCCAATCTCTTCCTATCCAAGTACTGTGACAAGTACATGAAAGTTGGTCAGACCTATCACACTACTGGATTTGCCTATGTAAGCATCAATCTTCCCAAGATTTTACTGTTACTTTGTGTTTTCTCCTCATACCTTCTGTCAAAATCGCCAGGTTTTCCCAAAGGGTTCTCCTTTAGTGGCCAACGTTTCTCGTGCCATCATCAAGTTAACAGAAGAAGGCAACATTTTGGATAACACAAGACAGTGGCTGAGAAGCGACGAAGTGTGTACAGGACCAGAGAAAACTTCAGCCTCGACGGTTGTGGCTCTGCAGAGTTTCAAAGTGTTGTTTGCCATCTTTGGGGGAGTTACAGGGCTGTGCCTCCTGGTTTTCATAGCCACATATGTGTACAAGAACAAAGATTTCATTCAAGAAACTTTGAGTTCCAGAACTACAATTTGGCTTAAAATACAGGCAATAGGCAGACACTTTGACCAGAGAGATTTATCCTCTCATAAACTTGAAAGGGCAAAAGACCCCCAAGAACCAGAAGGTGATGACAGTGAATTTACTTCTTCACACTCCATTGAAATGAGCAATCTGCCCAGAAATCCTCCCTGCAGTAGACCTTCTTCGCCCTGTGCACTGGAAGGGAACACCGATGAGCCTGGAAACGCTAACTCAAGCTCACAGCATGAGGTTGCTAATGATCAGCCACAACATAGATAAGGTTTTTCCTATGTATATCAGCTGGTACATATAATTGTAAACAGTGTTTGTACATGGAATCATGAATGTTGGGAGTACGATATCTGGGTTGCTTAACAGCCCGATATCATTAGCCCGTTGTTAGATAAATTGGTAAATGTGGGTCGAGGTCTTGCTAGTTGCAACCCACCACATTACATTTGAGCTATAATTGCTACAAGCCTACAAAGACTGCAAGATATCTACTTAGACTTGTTTCTAACACTCGAGTAGGAGCGTATGTTCCAGCGTGTTAGTTGCTTCACTACATCTCTCATTGTGGGCCTTTTGTCCACCTCCTTCTCTGCACACCTCAAAGCCAGTGAAAGCGCTTCAGTTACTCGTTCCATCACGCTGGAATCTATCAATTCATCCAAAAGGCTCGGATCCACTATCTTCTGAATTTCTCGAGTTTGTGTCCAAACAGACCTAGCCCAGCCAACAATATCGGTCTCACCATTGAATGAAGGATCCAAGGCCTTCTTACGAGTTATCAATTCCAACAGAACGACCCCATAACTGTATACATCTGACTCTCTGCTCTTCACAGTAGTGAATGCATTTTCTGTAAAAATAATACCATTAGGAATTTGTTAATGCAATGCTATGATTTCTGGTAAAATAAACATTAATCTCTGTAGACAACTTTTTTTTACAGGAGTCTTATGATTGCATGAATAATAAAGATTACCTGGAGCCATATAGCCGATTGTCCCTTGAACTGTGTTGGACGGGATTGAATTAGCAGACTGATCCAGAAGCTTGGCAATGCCGAAGTCTGAAATGTGAGGCTCGAGATCAGAGTCCAACAGGATATTCATCGGTTTAATATCCCGATGCACAATGGCAGGATCACAGTCAAAATGGAGATACGCAAGTCCATGGGCAGTCCCTACAGCAATATTATGACGTGTGCTCCAATCTAACGGCTGAGGAGGATTTGTCTCATGGAGGATATCATGAAGGCTGCCATTTTCCATATAAGTGTATAGAATTAGTCCATACTCCTTTCTCAGCCAAAACTCTTCCAGCTTAATAAGATTCCGGTGCTTGACTTTCCCAATCGTTTCAATTTCCCGAACCATGCTTACACTTCCATTCTTGATCCCAGTAAACACAAGCTTTTTCACAGCATACACTTTATCTGGACTCAATGTGGCCTTGTATATTGTTCCATGTGCTCCCTTCCCAATAATATACTTATCGTTTAGATTCTCTGTAGCTTCCAATACTTTATTGAGCAAGGAACCATCACCCTCTTGAGC
It includes:
- the LOC116011405 gene encoding glutamate receptor 2.8-like; the protein is MKLFLVLIFCFHFLHYPLFCTAQKELQVGVILDSDSMVGKIGSNFLSIALSDFYSVHSNYSTRLILHFRDSKEQTLNAASSGLELLKDVKVDAIIGPQKSAQANFLMDLGDKAKVPVISFSATSPSLRPRSPYFIQTGLSDDAQAGAIAAIVESFKWSQVVLIFEDSEFGHGIVPYLSNAFQEINVRISYKSLIPVSASSDFLLKELYKMMTMQTRVFVVQTNPDLGAKLFLKAKEIGMMNEGYAWIITQTLMDVMYMMDSNVVEAMQGVLGVKPLIPKTRRLDSFEMRLKSKLLKDETKTLDHPDFRQADLSVFGLWAYDTLWALAEAAEKVGRGREGKEVLDKRIADSSSDPFSVGISESGPELLQAILGTRFEGISGKFQLADGKREASSFQILNVVGNGEREVAIWTPSQGINLKKNGTNFYSSSREIFKSTVIWPGGSSAVPRGWEVPVAGKKLRIGVPVKSGFTDFVRVERDKELNKTQVSGYYIDVFNSVMSALQYAVRYEFVPFEKPDGSSAGTYNDLVYEVFLQNFDAAVGDVSITANRSKYADFTLPFAEGGVLGIVPIAYEDVDNIWTFLKPLTKELWLTSIVFFIFTGMAVWILEHRVSSAFRGPPSQHVGMILYFPFSTLVFAHRERIMSNLARLVVVVWMFVVLILNSTYTASLSSSLTVQRLKPAVKDVNQLIKNGDFVGCQEGSFLTDLLKEKGFQESKIKTYKNAEDVHDALSSGSKKGGISAFFDVAPHCKLFLSKYCSKYTIGPTYRTDGFAFVFPRGSPLVADVSRAVIQLTENGKILEIGNQGLINDAACTGPGSRLGSTSVTLQCFSGLFAITGGITGSCILVFLVSYVYQNKTCLQTILDSKTTVWSKIVAICRHFDQRDTSADPKEKIPDVEGGEVSSSSHISEVHELSRFSSNSMPLNMEEQNSANVRMGLNLGSVARHASI
- the LOC116010055 gene encoding glutamate receptor 2.5-like, translating into MAFSILSFPLLFLLPFGLLLIPWCSNAQEKFASAGNSSVTFQVGVVLDLDTDLGRRGIACLYMAHSVFYSVHSKYKTRLDLHVRDSKKNVIDAAAASLHLLKEIKVDAIIGPQKSAQASFVSDLGDRAQVPIISFSATNPSLHHRAPYFIQTAQSDDMEVAAVAAIVKAFKWSQVVIICEDSEYGNGIVHYLSNELQSINARVSGRSVIPLSATDDFILKELYKLVASQTRVFVVHMSHSLGAKLFSEAKKIGMMSDGYAWIITSGLTDLFYLMNSDVRKAMQGVLGVKPLIPKTKRLESFVAGLRKEFFDSNDFKVAEVMSIFDIWAYDTMWALAMAAERVGSKEPQMVSNSPADLNSSDPFHIDISLTGPKLLKAIQNTHFEGLAGNFSLKDGRLKPSSYQILNMVEDGEREVGIWNPNLGITSGTNATLKDVVWPGESAVVPRGWEIPAMGKRLKIALAARPGFPEYINVVRDAQTNSFRFGGYYIDVFSRVMASLPYSVPYDLVPYEKPDGSCPGTYNDLIYDVYSQKYDGAIGDITITANRSQYVDFTLPFDDGGVVSIVPITYEDESGSWTFLKPLKKELWLTSILLFIFTGVAIWILEHRISSAFRGPPSQHVGMMFYFPFSTITFAHRERIVSNLGRLVVVLWMFVVLILNSTYTASLSSMLTAQKLRPATKDVKELIKKGDYVGCFNGSFIFNLLIEMGFEKSKIRTYRYPEDYKDALSDGSKLPRISAFFDVVPYSNLFLSKYCDKYMKVGQTYHTTGFAYVFPKGSPLVANVSRAIIKLTEEGNILDNTRQWLRSDEVCTGPEKTSASTVVALQSFKVLFAIFGGVTGLCLLVFIATYVYKNKDFIQETLSSRTTIWLKIQAIGRHFDQRDLSSHKLERAKDPQEPEGDDSEFTSSHSIEMSNLPRNPPCSRPSSPCALEGNTDEPGNANSSSQHEVANDQPQHR